In Candidatus Babeliales bacterium, the following proteins share a genomic window:
- a CDS encoding nucleoside transporter C-terminal domain-containing protein has product MFSYLLEYNRYMNLIGIFVILGIAFLFSRNRRAINYKLIINALVLQFIIGIITLRTSVGHRIVQSIANIVTIVYKCADAGVSFVFGNLGDPSQAWGFIFAVKVLPIIIFFGALMAALFHWGIIQRVVWAIGHVVQPFLGTSGAETLCAVANSFLGQTEAPLLIRNYLPTMTKSEIMVVMVSGMGTVSGAILAVFGQMGVPMVHLLTASVMAIPGSMLIAKILYPEEEKPKTSRGAQVSIAGTTETIFDALAIGTTDGMYLALNVGAMLISFLSLIALINVILGSGSEALNYYLADVGVRMPHLSLNYIFSYVFAPFGYLLGFTGTEAQQAGQLLGTKVTINELIAYSEMVKMGLSDRLVIIMTYALCGFSNFSCIGIQIGGIGVLVPEKRPWLCELGLVAVLGGSLSNLLSALIAGLLL; this is encoded by the coding sequence ATGTTTTCTTATCTTCTAGAATATAATCGATACATGAATTTAATCGGTATCTTCGTGATACTTGGTATTGCGTTCTTGTTTTCGCGCAATCGCCGTGCAATAAATTATAAATTAATTATTAACGCCCTTGTTCTGCAATTTATTATTGGCATCATTACTCTTCGCACATCGGTTGGCCATCGCATTGTTCAATCAATTGCAAACATTGTAACCATTGTGTACAAATGTGCAGATGCGGGAGTTTCTTTTGTATTTGGCAATCTGGGTGATCCGTCTCAAGCATGGGGATTCATTTTTGCAGTTAAGGTTTTGCCAATTATTATTTTCTTTGGCGCACTCATGGCTGCACTTTTTCATTGGGGTATTATCCAGCGCGTTGTTTGGGCGATTGGCCATGTTGTGCAACCATTTTTGGGAACATCTGGCGCTGAGACACTGTGCGCCGTAGCAAATAGTTTTTTGGGGCAAACAGAAGCGCCATTATTGATTCGTAATTATTTACCAACCATGACAAAATCTGAAATCATGGTAGTGATGGTGAGTGGAATGGGAACGGTGAGCGGCGCAATTCTTGCTGTTTTTGGTCAAATGGGTGTACCAATGGTGCACTTACTCACCGCAAGCGTGATGGCGATTCCTGGATCAATGTTGATTGCAAAGATTCTTTATCCGGAAGAAGAAAAGCCTAAAACATCGCGTGGTGCGCAAGTTTCTATAGCGGGTACGACCGAAACTATTTTTGATGCGCTTGCGATTGGTACAACAGACGGAATGTATCTAGCTTTAAACGTTGGCGCTATGCTGATCTCGTTTCTTTCACTCATTGCATTAATTAACGTTATTCTTGGATCTGGATCAGAAGCGCTTAACTATTATTTAGCGGATGTCGGCGTTCGTATGCCCCATCTAAGTTTGAACTATATTTTTTCTTACGTATTTGCGCCATTTGGTTATTTACTTGGTTTTACCGGAACAGAAGCGCAGCAAGCAGGGCAACTTTTGGGCACAAAGGTAACCATCAATGAACTGATCGCGTATAGCGAAATGGTGAAGATGGGATTATCTGATCGTCTTGTTATAATAATGACGTACGCGCTTTGCGGCTTTTCTAATTTCTCTTGCATCGGGATTCAGATCGGCGGAATTGGCGTATTAGTTCCTGAAAAGCGTCCATGGCTTTGCGAATTAGGGCTTGTCGCGGTACTTGGCGGTTCGCTTTCTAATTTATTATCGGCACTTATTGCTGGATTGTTACTGTAA